The following coding sequences lie in one Ictalurus furcatus strain D&B chromosome 7, Billie_1.0, whole genome shotgun sequence genomic window:
- the zgc:136930 gene encoding thread biopolymer filament subunit gamma isoform X1, giving the protein MALSYSLSSSRLSGLSASGGGGARLGFGGSGAGLGLGLVLGSGGAAGAGSGAGAGAGFGLGSGLGLGSGLGLGSGLGLGSGVGLGYGLGLGYGLGLGSGLGMGYGQGAGGAGLALGSGGGAGALVASPAFAMGRTFAAGGMTAGAALAGGPALGPTLAPVLSRAAEKTTLSTLNDRFSVYMAKVRALQQENAALEAKLSQLTGGTDMSPESSSTTTVEYETQLNEYRTTLQNLTLDTIKLEIELDNVRGTAHELKAKLDFEQGVRFQLESDIGAMKKDIEAASDLRIDLDAKLSSLKNELNFVTKTQEEELSSLQSKLGTTTMDTSVSMIEVDTGKSFDISTALNKMRMEYEKSVQQHREEAEAYYKLKMDEIQTANAKSTEAVSSTKAEITAARKELQALGLELQGLLSQNMSLEQSLAEANAQSSVGVAEHQAQIASLTSAIEAAKHDLHKQILAYQELLDVKLALDVEIATYRKLLEGDDFKLPEFTETSYTFSGSAPAKTSTPQDSPHVSVEIHSRYIHKAGGGGIQIKELITEHTETSAISDAGTPESY; this is encoded by the exons ATGGCTTTGTCTTACTCGCTGTCCTCTTCCAGGCTGTCTGGTCTCTCAGCATCTGGAGGTGGGGGAGCCAGATTAGGGTTTGGTGGGTCTGGAGCAGGCCTGGGGCTTGGTCTGGTTCTGGGCAGTGGTGGTGCTGCTGGGGCTGGGTCTGGAGCTGGGGCTGGGGCTGGGTTTGGTCTGGGCTCTGGACTTGGTCTGGGCTCTGGACTTGGTCTGGGCTCTGGACTTGGTTTGGGCTCTGGAGTTGGTCTCGGCTACGGACTTGGTCTGGGCTATGGACTTGGTTTGGGCTCTGGACTTGGTATGGGCTATGGACAGGGTGCAGGTGGTGCAGGGTTGGCACTGGGCAGTGGCGGAGGAGCTGGAGCACTAGTTGCAAGCCCTGCATTTGCCATGGGTCGCACATTTGCAGCTGGTGGGATGACTGCCGGTGCTGCTCTGGCTGGTGGTCCTGCTCTGGGCCCAACTCTGGCTCCCGTCCTATCTCGTGCAGCTGAGAAAACCACGCTGTCCACCCTGAATGACCGCTTCTCTGTGTACATGGCCAAAGTGCGTGcactgcagcaggagaacgCTGCACTGGAGGCGAAGCTGTCCCAACTGACCGGTGGCACTGACATGTCCCCAGAATCGTCAAGCACTACTACGGTTGAATACGAGACCCAGTTGAACGAGTATCGCACCACTCTGCAGAACCTCACGCTTGACACCATTAAACTGGAGATAGAACTTGACAACGTGCGTGGCACGGCCCATGAGCTCAAGGCCAA acTTGACTTTGAACAAGGGGTCAGGTTCCAGCTTGAGTCAGACATTGGTGCCATGAAAAAG GACATTGAAGCAGCATCTGACCTAAGAATTGATTTGGATGCAAAGTTATCCAGCCTTAAGAATGAACTGAACTTTGTCACCAAAACGCAGGAAGAG GAGCTTTCTTCTCTGCAGTCCAAACTGGGTACAACGACCATGGACACCTCTGTCTCCATGATTGAAGTGGACACTGGCAAGTCGTTTGACATCTCCACAGCACTCAACAAGATGCGAATGGAGTACGAGAAATCCGTCCAGCAGCACAGAGAGGAAGCCGAAGCCTACTACAAACTCAAG aTGGATGAAATACAGACTGCTAATGCTAAGAGCACAGAGGCGGTGTCATCCACCAAAGCCGAGATCACAGCAGCCAGGAAGGAGCTACAGGCGCTCGGGTTAGAGTTACAGGGCCTTCTCTCACAA AACATGTCCCTGGAGCAGAGCTTGGCAGAAGCTAATGCTCAGTCCAGCGTGGGCGTGGCTGAGCACCAGGCCCAGATCGCCAGCCTCACGTCTGCCATCGAGGCCGCTAAACATGACCTTCACAAACAGATTCTAGCCTACCAAGAGCTGCTAGACGTCAAACTGGCTCTCGATGTGGAAATCGCCACCTACAGAAAACTCCTGGAGGGAGACGACTTCAA ACTGCCAGAATTTACAGAGACGTCCTACACTTTCTCAG GGAGTGCCCCGGCCAAAACCAGCACGCCCCAGGACTCACCCCACGTCTCCGTGGAAATACACTCTAGATACATCCACAAAG
- the zgc:136930 gene encoding thread biopolymer filament subunit gamma isoform X2: MALSYSLSSSRLSGLSASGGGGARLGFGGSGAGLGLGLVLGSGGAAGAGSGAGAGAGFGLGSGLGLGSGLGLGSGLGLGSGVGLGYGLGLGYGLGLGSGLGMGYGQGAGGAGLALGSGGGAGALVASPAFAMGRTFAAGGMTAGAALAGGPALGPTLAPVLSRAAEKTTLSTLNDRFSVYMAKVRALQQENAALEAKLSQLTGGTDMSPESSSTTTVEYETQLNEYRTTLQNLTLDTIKLEIELDNVRGTAHELKAKLDFEQGVRFQLESDIGAMKKDIEAASDLRIDLDAKLSSLKNELNFVTKTQEEELSSLQSKLGTTTMDTSVSMIEVDTGKSFDISTALNKMRMEYEKSVQQHREEAEAYYKLKMDEIQTANAKSTEAVSSTKAEITAARKELQALGLELQGLLSQNMSLEQSLAEANAQSSVGVAEHQAQIASLTSAIEAAKHDLHKQILAYQELLDVKLALDVEIATYRKLLEGDDFKLPEFTETSYTFSAGGGGIQIKELITEHTETSAISDAGTPESY; encoded by the exons ATGGCTTTGTCTTACTCGCTGTCCTCTTCCAGGCTGTCTGGTCTCTCAGCATCTGGAGGTGGGGGAGCCAGATTAGGGTTTGGTGGGTCTGGAGCAGGCCTGGGGCTTGGTCTGGTTCTGGGCAGTGGTGGTGCTGCTGGGGCTGGGTCTGGAGCTGGGGCTGGGGCTGGGTTTGGTCTGGGCTCTGGACTTGGTCTGGGCTCTGGACTTGGTCTGGGCTCTGGACTTGGTTTGGGCTCTGGAGTTGGTCTCGGCTACGGACTTGGTCTGGGCTATGGACTTGGTTTGGGCTCTGGACTTGGTATGGGCTATGGACAGGGTGCAGGTGGTGCAGGGTTGGCACTGGGCAGTGGCGGAGGAGCTGGAGCACTAGTTGCAAGCCCTGCATTTGCCATGGGTCGCACATTTGCAGCTGGTGGGATGACTGCCGGTGCTGCTCTGGCTGGTGGTCCTGCTCTGGGCCCAACTCTGGCTCCCGTCCTATCTCGTGCAGCTGAGAAAACCACGCTGTCCACCCTGAATGACCGCTTCTCTGTGTACATGGCCAAAGTGCGTGcactgcagcaggagaacgCTGCACTGGAGGCGAAGCTGTCCCAACTGACCGGTGGCACTGACATGTCCCCAGAATCGTCAAGCACTACTACGGTTGAATACGAGACCCAGTTGAACGAGTATCGCACCACTCTGCAGAACCTCACGCTTGACACCATTAAACTGGAGATAGAACTTGACAACGTGCGTGGCACGGCCCATGAGCTCAAGGCCAA acTTGACTTTGAACAAGGGGTCAGGTTCCAGCTTGAGTCAGACATTGGTGCCATGAAAAAG GACATTGAAGCAGCATCTGACCTAAGAATTGATTTGGATGCAAAGTTATCCAGCCTTAAGAATGAACTGAACTTTGTCACCAAAACGCAGGAAGAG GAGCTTTCTTCTCTGCAGTCCAAACTGGGTACAACGACCATGGACACCTCTGTCTCCATGATTGAAGTGGACACTGGCAAGTCGTTTGACATCTCCACAGCACTCAACAAGATGCGAATGGAGTACGAGAAATCCGTCCAGCAGCACAGAGAGGAAGCCGAAGCCTACTACAAACTCAAG aTGGATGAAATACAGACTGCTAATGCTAAGAGCACAGAGGCGGTGTCATCCACCAAAGCCGAGATCACAGCAGCCAGGAAGGAGCTACAGGCGCTCGGGTTAGAGTTACAGGGCCTTCTCTCACAA AACATGTCCCTGGAGCAGAGCTTGGCAGAAGCTAATGCTCAGTCCAGCGTGGGCGTGGCTGAGCACCAGGCCCAGATCGCCAGCCTCACGTCTGCCATCGAGGCCGCTAAACATGACCTTCACAAACAGATTCTAGCCTACCAAGAGCTGCTAGACGTCAAACTGGCTCTCGATGTGGAAATCGCCACCTACAGAAAACTCCTGGAGGGAGACGACTTCAA ACTGCCAGAATTTACAGAGACGTCCTACACTTTCTCAG
- the bfsp2 gene encoding phakinin: MPLTRRRSSTLGQAGAERPGSVSRVSTCGTTAPRGTIVGSASSDSTSCLGARVSRRALGISSIFLQGLRSTTVPVLPKYAERGHLMGAEGLNSCLLEYRDKVHTLEQLNQQLEEQIHNCLDRKASSAKMWGALRQEWEDIYRQVSEAILDNARLVLQTENLQANAEDLKERFEHEQPFRKAVEEEISSLYKVIDNANFTRTDMETQMERMHAELLDLAKTHEEDVRQLYNQLSSHEVDESDLPTETSLEQILTFIHSHWEKVLEKTRAETDAFLECKKVDSGDRKLSEEEKVLENLKTECNDTNAKIQSLHAETESMRALKRGLENSLNDAKHWHDIELQNLGSVIGKLEAELADVRGDIEQQQRDYETLLNNKKRLEMEIGMYHGILEGEENRFHPSMSVYVSAEAEGQTQTFPEQESSTDGTAAFTGS, encoded by the exons ATGCCTCTGACAAGACGCCGATCATCCACCCTGGGCCAGGCTGGTGCAGAAAGGCCAGGAAGTGTGAGCCGAGTGAGCACATGCGGTACCACAGCTCCTCGGGGTACAATCGTGGGCTCGGCATCTTCCGACAGCACCAGCTGCCTGGGTGCCCGTGTGTCCCGCAGGGCACTGGGCATCAGCAGCATCTTCCTGCAAGGCCTGCGCAGTACCACTGTCCCTGTGCTGCCCAAGTATGCAGAAAGGGGTCACCTGATGGGTGCTGAGGGCCTTAACAGCTGTCTGCTAGAGTACCGTGACAAGGTACATACCCTTGAGCAACTCAATCAGCAGCTGGAAGAGCAGATCCATAACTGCCTGGATCGCAAGGCCTCCAGCGCCAAGATGTGGGGCGCACTCAGGCAGGAATGGGAGGACATCTACAGACAG GTGAGTGAGGCCATCCTGGACAATGCTCGACTTGTGCTTCAGACAGAGAATCTCCAGGCCAATGCTGAAGATCTTAAAGAGAG GTTTGAACATGAGCAGCCTTTCCGTAAAGCCGTAGAGGAAGAGATCAGCTCCCTCTATAAGGTGATTGATAATGCCAACTTTACCAGGACGGACATGGAGACCCAGATGGAGAGAATGCATGCTGAGCTTCTAGACTTAGCCAAAACTCATGAAGAG GATGTGAGACAGCTCTATaaccagttgtctagccatgaGGTTGATGAAAGTGATCTACCTACTGAGACCAGTCTAGAACAGATATTGACTTTTATCCATTCCCACTGGGAAAAGGTCCTTGAGAAGACCCGGGCAGAGACTGATGCATTCCTAGAGTGcaag AAGGTGGACAGTGGGGACAGAAAACTGAGTGAGGAGGAAAAAGTCCTGGAGAACCTGAAGACAGAATGTAATGATACAAATGCGAAGATCCAGAGCCTGCATGCTGAAACAGAGTCTATGAGAGCGCTG AAACGAGGCCTGGAGAACTCCCTGAATGACGCAAAGCACTGGCATGACATTGAGCTTCAGAACTTGGGCTCGGTCATTGGGAAGCTGGAGGCCGAGCTCGCTGATGTGCGTGGAGACATCGAGCAGCAACAGCGTGACTATGAGACACTGCTCAACAACAAGAAGAGGCTAGAAATGGAGATTGGAATGTACCATGGGATCCTGGAGGGAGAGGAGAATAGATTTCACCCATCAAT GTCCGTGTATGTTAGTGCAGAAGCTGAAGGACAAACCCAAACTTTTCCTGAACAGGAAAGCTCTACTGATGGTACTGCAGCTTTTACTGGGTCATAA
- the klhl18 gene encoding kelch-like protein 18, translating to MTMGDMISEELEDLMHFSVHDLPTRGYSVMEEIRRQGKLCDVTLKVGEHKFSAHRIVLAASIPYFHAMFTNDMVECKQDEIVMQGMDPSALEALINFAYNGHIAIDQQNVQALLIGASFLQLQNVKDACCSFLQERLHPKNCLGVRQFAETMMCTTLYDAANSFVHQHFVEVSVSEEFLSLRPDEVLELVGCDELNVKAEEQVFEAVLAWVRHQREDRQSCLPELLSKTRLPLCRPQFLADRVQQDELVRCCHKCRDLVDEAKDYHLMPERRPHLPAYKTRQRCCTSIAGLIYAVGGLNSAGDSLNVVEVFDPIGNCWERCQQMSTARSRVGVAVVNGLLYAIGGYDGQSRLSTVEVYNPETDTWSKVASMNSQRSAMGTVVVDGHIYVCGGYDGKSSLNSVECYSTETDRWTIVTEMSASRSAAGVTLFEGRIYVSGGHDGLQIFNTVEYYNQHTAQWHPLSPMLNKRCRHGAAALGSQLYVVGGYDGSGFLSGAEVYSSASEQWSHLVAMNTRRSRVSLVANCGHLYAVGGYDGQSNLSSVEMYDPETNRWTFMAPMVCHEGGVGVGCIPLQPA from the exons ATGACGATGGGTGACATGATATCTGAGGAACTGGAAGATTTGATGCATTTCTCCGTCCACGATTTACCAACTCGTGGTTATTCGGTCATGGAGGAGATCCGGCGTCAGGGGAAGCTCTGTGATGTTACCCTCAAG gtggGAGAGCATAAGTTTAGTGCCCACCGGATTGTTCTGGCTGCTTCCATTCCCTACTTCCACGCCATGTTCACCAATGACATGGTCGAGTGCAAACAGGATGAGATCGTCATGCAAGGCATGGATCCCAG TGCTCTAGAGGCGCTTATCAATTTTGCATATAACGGACACATAGCCATAGACCAGCAGAACGTTCAAGCGCTCCTGATAGGCGCCAGTTTCCTGCAGCTGCAGAATGTTAAAGATGCCTGCTGCTCTTTCCTTCAGGAGAG GTTGCATCCAAAGAACTGCCTGGGTGTGCGGCAGTTCGCCGAGACCATGATGTGCACGACGCTGTATGACGCCGCCAACAGCTTCGTGCATCAGCACTTTGTGGAGGTTTCTGTGTCCGAGGAGTTTCTGAGCCTGCGGCCCGACGAGGTGCTCGAGCTGGTCGGCTGTGATGAGCTCAATGTCAAGGCTGAGGAGCAG GTGTTCGAGGCCGTTCTTGCGTGGGTGAGACATCAGAGAGAAGACCGCCAGTCCTGCCTGCCCGAGCTGCTTTCCAAGACCCGACTGCCCCTGTGCCGACCCCAGTTCCTGGCTGATCGCGTCCAACAGGACGAGCTGGTGCGCTGCTGCCACAAATGCAG GGATCTGGTAGATGAGGCAAAGGATTATCATCTAATGCCAGAGCGCCGGCCGCACCTGCCTGCCTATAAGACACGGCAAAGATGCTGCACGTCCATCGCCGGGTTAATCTATGCAGTCGGAGGACTCAACAGTGCAG GTGACTCGTTAAACGTCGTGGAAGTATTTGATCCAATTGGTAACTGTTGGGAACGCTGTCAGCAAATGAGCACGGCGCGGAGTCGAGTGGGCGTGGCTGTGGTCAACGGGCTACTGTATGCTATTGGGGGCTACGACGGCCAGTCTCGGCTCAGCACAGTCGAAGTTTACAACCCAGAAACGGACACGTGGAGTAAAGTAGCCAGCATGAACAGTCAACGCAG CGCAATGGGAACAGTGGTAGTCGACGGACACATATACGTCTGTGGTGGCTACGATGGCAAGTCCTCACTCAATTCAGTAGAGTGCTATTCTACAGAAACGGACAG ATGGACAATAGTGACCGAGATGAGCGCGAGTCGCAGTGCCGCAGGCGTGACGTTATTTGAAGGGAGGATATACGTTTCGGGCGGACACGACGGTCTGCAGATTTTCAACACG GTGGAGTATTACAACCAGCACACGGCGCAGTGGCACCCCCTGTCCCCCATGCTCAACAAGAGGTGCAGGCACGGTGCAGCGGCTTTGGGCAGTCAGCTCTACGTGGTGGGCGGCTACGACGGCTCTGGTTTCCTGAGCGGTGCCGAGGTGTACAGCTCTGCAAGCGAGCAGTGGAGCCATCTGGTGGCAATGAACACGCGGCGCAGTCGAGTCTCTCTGGTCGCGAACTGCGGCCATCTGTACGCCGTCGGGGGCTACGACGGCCAGTCCAACCTCAGCTCGGTGGAGATGTACGACCCAGAGACTAACCGCTGGACGTTTATGGCGCCCATGGTGTGCCACGAAGGCGGCGTCGGGGTCGGCTGTATACCTCTGCAACCAGCCTAG